One region of Cinclus cinclus chromosome 1, bCinCin1.1, whole genome shotgun sequence genomic DNA includes:
- the SRI gene encoding sorcin yields MAYPGQPAPGGFYQGGYGGAPGGPAAFPGQAQDPLYGYFAAVGGQDGQIDADELQRCLTQSGIAGAYKPFNLETCRLMISMLDRDMSGTLGFNEFKELWAVVNGWKQHFVSFDSDGSGTVDRQELEKALITMGFRLSPQAVTAITKRYSTQGKIAFDDYIACCVKLRALTECFRRRDATQQGFVNFHYDDFIQCVMSI; encoded by the exons ATGGCGTATCCCGGGCAGCCGGCGCCCGGCGGGTTCTACCAGGGCGGg TATGGAGGAGCTCCAGGAGGACCTGCAGCATTCCCCGGTCAAGCTCAGGATCCTTTGTATGGTTATTTTGCTGCAGTAGGAGGGCAG GATGGACAAATAGATGCTGATGAGCTACAGAGATGTCTCACCCAGTCAGGGATTGCGGGAGCATATAAAC CTTTCAACTTAGAGACTTGCAGACTTATGATCTCAATGCTGGAT AGGGATATGTCTGGCACACTGGGATTTAATGAGTTTAAAGAACTCTGGGCTGTGGTCAATGGCTGGAAGCAGCACTTTGTAAGTTTTGACAGCGATGGAAGTGGCACAGTGGATCGTCAGGAACTGGAGAAAGCCTTGATAACTATGG gATTTAGACTGAGCCCACAGGCTGTGACTGCAATCACGAAGCGATACAGCACTCAAGGAAAGATTGCATTTGATGATTACATTGCCTGCTGTGTGAAACTCCGAGCTCTCACTG AATGCTTTAGAAGAAGGGATGCAACTCAGCAGGGTTTTGTGAACTTCCACTATGATGAT TTCATACAGTGTGTTATGAGCATCTAA